The Streptomyces sp. NBC_01237 genomic interval CCGATCCCGCGGTCCGCCGCAAGGCCACCGACCATCTGCTCGCCGGCGGCGACATGATGGACGCCACCGGCTCCCCCGACCTCAAGCTGTGGTTCTCCGACGGCACCAACTACCCCGGCCAGGACGACATCGCGGGCCGTCAGGACCGGCTGGCCCGTCACGGCGGGGCCCGCCGGGGCGACGGCTCTCGGCAATATTCTGCGCAGGCACGTGCCCAGGGCCTGGCGGGCGGTCTCCCCGACCTGCGGCGGCCGGCCGCCCGTACGCAGGAGTTGCGGCACTACAGCCCGCTCGGCGACTGGCGGGCCCGGGACCGGGCGGCGGCGCGATGGGAACAGGGCTGAGCAACGGGAACAGCGATGGTCGGGCCCCTGGGCGGGTGGGGCGAGGTCCCAAGGCAGCCGGCCTCAGGATCCCGGGGCCGTGGGGCGGGGTCCGTGGGCAGGACGGCCCCAGGGTCCCGGGGCGGGGTCCGTGGGCGGGCGCCCCAGGGCCCCCGGACGGGGTGCGGCCCGCTCCCGCTCAGGCGAGCCCCAGTTCCCTCTCACCCGGTCCGAGCGGGGCGAAGAAGCGGGCGACGTCGCTGTCGGTGACCTCGGCGAGGACGGCCGGCTTCCACTGCGGGTTCCGGTCCTTGTCGATGATCTGGGCGCGTACGCCCTCCACGAAGTCGGGCTGCTCGAAAGCCCTGCTGGAGACACGGAACTCCTGGTCGAGAACGGCCTCCAGGCTGTCGAGCGTGGCCGCCCTGCGCACAGCGGCGAGGGTGACCTTGAGCGCGGTGGGCGACTTCGCCAGGAGCGTGCGGGCGGCCTCCTCGGCCGCCGGCACGCCACTGGTCCGGAGCCGTTCGCCGATCTCCTCGACCGTGTCCGCGGCGTAGCAGCCATCGATCCAGTGGCGCTGAGCGGCGAGCTCGCCGGCGGGCGCGTCGGAGGCGTACCGCAGCACTGTCCGCGTCACCTCGTCCGGAGTGGCGCTCACGGCGAGGTCCGCGGCGAGTTCCGGCAGGCACTGTGACGGTACGAAGTGGTCGGCGAGGCCGCACAGCAGCGCGTCGGCCGCGCCGACGGCCCGGCCGGTGAGCGCCAGATGCGTACCCAGCTCCCCGGGTGCCGCGGCCAGCAGATGGGTGCCGCCGACATCGGGCACGAACCCGATTCCGGTCTCGGGCATGGCCACGCGCGAGCGTTCGGTGACGACGCGGATGCTGCCGTGGGCCGAGACACCCACGCCGCCGCCCATCACGATGCCGTCCATCAGCGCGACGTACGGCTTCCGGAATCGGGCGATCCGGGCGTTGAGGACGTACTCGTCGCGCCAGAACTCCAGGGAGGCACGGCCCCCGGCGCGTGCGTCGTCGTGGAGGGTACGGATGTCACCGCCCGCGCACAGACCGCGTTCCCCCGCTCCGTCGATCACGACCGAGGTGACCGCGTCGTCGTGCTCGGCCCGGGCGAGGGCCGCGTCGACGAGCCGCACCATGACGTGGTTGAGGGCGTTGAGCGCTCGTGGCCGGTTCAGCGTGATGAACAGGGCGTGGCCCTCGGTGTGCAGCAGGACGGGGTCGTCATCGTTCATGAGTGCGCTCCGGTCAGTGGGCCCCTGGGCGGACTGCCCGCCATACGCGGACGATCTTTCCCTGTCCATTCTGCGACGGCCGCGCCGGGGCAGGACAGGGGGTGGGCAGGGAGCAGGACAAGGAGGCGGGCAAGGAGCGGGCAGGGGTCGACCGGGGACCCTGAGAGGGGCGGTCCCGGGGGATCTGCTGTGGCAGTCCCGCCGGACCGGCTCGACAATTGAGGTCTACGGGCCGCGCCGTCCAGCAGCCCCGGCCGGATGACCTCCGGAGGGGGGAATGACCCACTACCAGCGGCGACGAGATACCGAAGCCCCGCCGATCGCCCGGACACGCAGCGGTGAGACCGGGCCGACGGAGCGGCCCGCCATGAGCCGGACCGGAAGCTTCGAATGGGATCTGAAGGCCCGGACCCTGGATATCGACGATGCCGGGCTCGTGGTCTTCGGCGTGGACCCCGCCGCGTTCGACGCGAAGCCCGACCTCCTGATCGACCGGCTCGAACCCCCGGAACGAGCCCGGCTGAACGCCACGATCGACGAGGCCATCAGTAGTGGGAGTCCTTCCTTCAGTGCCTACTTCCGGGTTCCGCTCGACGACGGAACCAGCCAGTGGACCCACGTCCAGGCCCGAATCCTGCGGGCGAAGGACGGCCGGGCGCACCGGCTCGTCGGTGTCGTACGGGACGCGACTGCGGAAGTCACCCATGCGGCCTTCGTCCGAGATCTGGAAGAACGCCGTGACCGCCAGACCCATACCGTTGAGCGCACAACGAGTGCGATGTCGCATGCCGTGACCGTGGACGACGTCACGGCCGCACTCACCGGACCGGGCGGTCTGGCCAGTCTCGGCGCGGACGGGCTGGCACTCGGCCTGGTGGAGAACTCCTCCCTCGACATCATCGCGTTGAGCGGTGAGACGTTGGAGGTCCTCGACGGCCTCGGCTCCGGCGATCTGATCCGCAAGCTGCCACTGGCGGACACCATTCTCAGCGGGCAGCCCCTCTTCATCACCTCACTGAGCTCCCTGACCCAGCGGTATCCACTGCTGGAGCCGCATGTGGGAAAGCTCGGGTTCCGTGCCGCCGCCTACCTTCCCCTCGTGGCCCAGGCACGCCCGCTCGGCGGACTCGCCCTGTTCTACCGCGAGCGCACGGTCTTCCCTCCGGACGAGCGGATTCTGTGCCTGGGGCTCGCCGCGATCGTGGCCCAGTCGCTTCAGCGGGCGACCCTGTTCGACGAGGAACGCGAGTTCGCCACCGGCTTGCAGTCGGCCATGCTTCCGCGACGGATACAGGCCATCGAAGGCGGCGAGATCGCCGTGCGCTATCACGCGGCGTGGAGCGGGCGGCAGGTCGGCGGCGACTGGTACGACGTGATCGCCCTGCCCAAGAACCGTTTCGGTGTCGTCGTGG includes:
- a CDS encoding enoyl-CoA hydratase/isomerase family protein, with the translated sequence MNDDDPVLLHTEGHALFITLNRPRALNALNHVMVRLVDAALARAEHDDAVTSVVIDGAGERGLCAGGDIRTLHDDARAGGRASLEFWRDEYVLNARIARFRKPYVALMDGIVMGGGVGVSAHGSIRVVTERSRVAMPETGIGFVPDVGGTHLLAAAPGELGTHLALTGRAVGAADALLCGLADHFVPSQCLPELAADLAVSATPDEVTRTVLRYASDAPAGELAAQRHWIDGCYAADTVEEIGERLRTSGVPAAEEAARTLLAKSPTALKVTLAAVRRAATLDSLEAVLDQEFRVSSRAFEQPDFVEGVRAQIIDKDRNPQWKPAVLAEVTDSDVARFFAPLGPGERELGLA
- a CDS encoding SpoIIE family protein phosphatase, whose translation is MTHYQRRRDTEAPPIARTRSGETGPTERPAMSRTGSFEWDLKARTLDIDDAGLVVFGVDPAAFDAKPDLLIDRLEPPERARLNATIDEAISSGSPSFSAYFRVPLDDGTSQWTHVQARILRAKDGRAHRLVGVVRDATAEVTHAAFVRDLEERRDRQTHTVERTTSAMSHAVTVDDVTAALTGPGGLASLGADGLALGLVENSSLDIIALSGETLEVLDGLGSGDLIRKLPLADTILSGQPLFITSLSSLTQRYPLLEPHVGKLGFRAAAYLPLVAQARPLGGLALFYRERTVFPPDERILCLGLAAIVAQSLQRATLFDEEREFATGLQSAMLPRRIQAIEGGEIAVRYHAAWSGRQVGGDWYDVIALPKNRFGVVVGDVQGHDTHAAAIMGQLRIALRAYAAEGHAPSTVLARASRFLAELDTDRFATCTYAQVDLASGAVRVVRAGHFGPLIRHTDGRVGSPQVRGGLPLGISTDFQDEEFPETRLDLVPGETLVLFTDGLVEEPRTDIDTGVAALVHELSAGPVGAEALADHLSDRLWERWGSGDDVALLVLRRSPDVGSPHAPRLHQYIHQADPEGLSDARAVVRQALADWDMAELADDAELVTGELLVNVLLHTEGGAVLTLEVLPEPVRRIRLSVQDRSSVWPRRRTPGETSTSGRGLLLLDAVATRWGIEPRGEGKAVWCEIGPPPPPGTAPPAPG